GGAATCGACGAAGACCTGGTGCGCGCTGCGGTCCTTGCCGGCATCCTGCGCATGCTGGTATGACCGGTGCTCGGACGGCTTGCCGAGCGAGGTAAGGGCCAGCATTTTCTCCGCGGTCTTCGTGGCCACGTAGGGCCGCCGGATGTCCGTAGGGTTCGCCTGGATGTGCTGCTTCCACGCGCCCAAGTCCGTCTTGGCCTGGATCAGTCCCTTGATCATCCCCATGTCGTTCAACATGGCCACGTCGTCGGCAGGTCCGAGCATGATGGCGCCGGTGATCGTGGAACCGTCCCAGATCAGCTTCCGGTAGACCGGACGATTGGCGTTTATGACCTCGGTGACGTCGCCGTCGCCGGACCAGTCGCCGAAACTGGCGCACTGCAGGCCGCACACGTCCAGGATGTTCATCAGCAGGCTGCCGGGATACTCCACGTCCTGGCCGGCCATGTTCGCGCCCGCGATCCGGCCGTGGTCGACGGCGGTGGGCTGAATGGCGTGCACCGCCTGGCTTCCGGTGGACAGGTCCGGTCCTTCGGCCACGTCACCCGCCGCATACACGTTGGCCACGTTGGACTGGCACCGGTTGTTGACCAGGACGCCCTGATTGGTCTCGATGCCCGATCCATCGAGAAAGCCGATATTGGCCTTGATCCCCGTGGCGACGATGACCACGTCCGCCCGGGTGGACGAGCCATCGGAAAGCTCCAGGGTCTTCACGCCGTCGTGGCCGTGATCGATGGCCTGCACGCTCACGCCTGTGTGGACTTCGACGCCCTGGGACTCGAGCCAGGAACCCACCAGGGAAGCGCCCTGGGCGTCCAGCATGCGAGGCAGCACCTGGTCTTCCAGTTCGATCACCTTCAGACGGGCGCCGCGCTTGTGCATCGCGTTGAGGATGATGAATCCGATGAACCCGGCCCCGATGAAGGCCACCTCGGCATCGCTTCCCAGGGCTGCCACGGTCTTTTCCGCGTCGGCCACGGTCCAGAGATTATGGACGCCGTCGCCGTCCGCGCCGGGTATGTTCAGCTTCTGAGCGGATGATCCCGTAGCGATCAGCAGGTTGTCGAAGGGCACCATGGATCCGTCGCTGAGCGTGAGCATGCTCGCGTGGGGATTCACCTCGGAGACGCTGACCCCGAAGCGGGTCTTCACCCCCAGCCTGCCGAAATAGTCGTCGTCCCCGGTATTAACCTGATCGACCGGGATGTTCCCCGAGATATAGTAGGGCAGGGCCATGCGGGAGTAGGCCGGTTCGTCGGAGATCAGGGTGATGGACGCGTCCGCGTCGTAACCGCGGATCGTTTCGATGGCATTCATCCCGCCCGGTCCGCCGCCTATAATCACGTGTTCTGTCGCCATAATCCGCTCCTTCTAAAGAAAGTACCTGAAAACAAAGTACAGATCATCCGTGGTTTGGTGGTCATCCGTGTTCGGGTTTCGTCACGCGAGCCCCAGTTCCATCAGTTTTTCCCTGGTGGGCTGTCCGTCCGCCGTCCAGCCCCGGGCCGCGTAGTAGTCCGGCAGCATGGCGTCGAGATCGACGGTCACCCCCGCCGAAGGCCCTTCCTTGTGGGCTTCTTCCATCAGTCTTTTCGGCAACGTGTCATCGGCCGCGGTGAGACCGGCCTTCAGGTTCCACAGCCGTTCGATGTTCCAGATCCGTTCGCCGATATGCACGAAGTCGTCCATGGTGTATTCCACGCCGGTGGCCGCGGACAGCACGGGGATCAGGTCGTCCAGGGGCGCGCCCGCCGTGGTGAACATGCAGATGCCCGTGGCGTCATGTGCCGTGGTCCGGTTCTGCTCCTCGGCCACCCAGACCGACTTCCCGTCGGTACCGTGGGGATCGTACTCGCCGCTGGTTTCGATGCCGGGCGTCCAGGCCCTCAGGTGACAGGCACCGCGGTTGCAGGTGGCATAGGCCACGCCCATGCCCTGGAATCCCCGGGGATCATAGGCCGGGAACTCCTGCCCCTTGACGCCCATGAAGTACTCCGGATGCTCGAACTTGTCGGTCATCCGCTTGGAGCCTTCGGCCAGTTCGTCGCCGAAGCCTTCCCGGAATCCCGTGGCTTCCGTCATGGCGACCAGGGCCTTGCCGTCTCCGAACCGTAGCGCCATGCCCGTCTGCTCATCGCTCAGCAGGCCCCGCTCGTACATTTCCATGGCCGTGGCCAGCGTGGCGCCCATGGAAATGGGGTCCATGCCCAGGTCGTTGCACAGGTAGTTGGCCATGACGATGGCGTCCATGTCGTCCACGCCGCAGTCGGCCCCCAGCGACCAGAGGTTTTCGTACTCCGGTCCCTCGCCGGCGACCTTCCAGTTGCGGGGATGCATGTTGACCATGTACTTGTCGGCGTTGGGGGACACCTGGGTCACGCGGCCGCAGGCGATGTTGCAGGCGAAGCAGGCCTTGTTGGCGATCAGCCAGTTATCCTTGATGCTCTCCCCGTTGATCGCCTCGGTGCCTTCGAACTGGCCGGCCGTGAAATTGCGCGTCGGCAGGCCGCCGAAGGTGTTGACCAGGTCGACCGTGGGCGCCGTGCCCAATTCCGTAAGTCCCTGCCGACCGGGACTCTCCGCCAGATGTTCGTGGTAGGACCAGATGGCGGACATGTAATCCCGGGGCCGTGCGACCCGCACGCCCTGGTTGCCCCGGACGGCGATCGCCTTCAGGTTCTTGGAACCCATGACGGCACCGACGCCGGAACGGCCGGCCGCCCGGTGCTTGTCGTTGACGATGCACGCGAACCGCACCAGGTTCTCGCCTGCCGGTCCGATGCCGGCCACCCGTAACTCGGGCATGCCGGTCTCTTCTCGGATGGCGTCCTCGGTCTCCGAGACCACCTTGCCCCACACGCCGGCGGCGTCGCGGATCTCGACGCGGTCATCGTCGACGAGGAGGTAGCACGGACGGTCCGCACGGCCTTCCACGATCACCATGTCGTAGCCGGCGAACTTGAGCTCCGGGCCCCAGTGTCCGCCCGAATTGGACGTGGTGATTGCGCCGGTGAGCGGTCCCTTGGTGACCACCATGTAGCGGGCGCCGCAGGAGGCGTTGGTGCCCGTAAGCGGTCCGGTGGCCATGATCAGCTTGTTGTCGGGACCGAGGGCGTCGACCGAGGGATCCATCTCCTCGTAGAGGTACCGGGCGGCCAGTCCGCGGCCGCCGATGTATTCCTCGGCCCAGTCCAGTCTCAGGGGCTCTTTGGTCGCCTTGCCCCGCGACAGGTCCACCCGCAGGATATGGCCGGCCCACCCGTGTGTCATGAAGAAACTCCATTCCTCGGCTCAGGCCGGGTGATGCGGGGCCGCGCCCCGGTCACCTGACCCGGGAGCACGCCCTGCGGATCACCCTGGTTCAAAAGCCGGATCGGGCGCTACGCCAGTCCCAGCGACGCCAGTTTCTCCTGAGTGGGTTCGCCTTCCGCGTTCCAGCCGCGGATTTCGTAGTATTCCGGCAGCATCTCGCCGAGTCGGTTCACTTCGCCCTTGGTCGGCCCGTCGGGGATCGGCTCTTCGAGCAGCCGCTTCGGCAGCGTGTCGTCCTTGCCCGTGAAGCCCGCCCGCTGGTTCCACATGCGCTCGATGTTCCAGACGCGCTCCCCGACCTCAAGCAGTTCGGGCACCGTGTAGGAGATGCCGGTCACCGCCTCGAGCTGGGGCTGTATCTCATCCAGGCCCACGCCGAAGGTGAGGAACAGGCAGAGGCCCGACGCGTCCACCGTGCAAGTGGCGTCCTGGAAGATCTTGGTGATCTCCGCCTTGCCTTCCGTCACGGCCGGATCCATCTTCTCCGGGATCCCCAGGATCTCGGGGGCGACCGTGTAGCTCTTCAGGTGGCAGGCGCCCCGGTTCGAGGTCGCGTAGCCCAGGCCCATGCCCTGGATCGCCCGGGCGTCGTAGGCCGGGAATTCCTGGCCGCGCACGCCCATGAAGAACTCGGGCCGGTTGAACTTGGCGGTCATGCGCTTGGAGCCCTCGGCCAGTTCATCGCCGAAGCCTTCGCGGTAGGCCGCCTTTTCCGTCATGGCGACGAGCGCATCACCGCTCCCGAAGTTCAGCGGCATGCCGGTCTGCTCATCGCTCACGGCGCCGCTTTCGTACAGCTCCATGGCCGCGGCCAGCGTCGCCCCGAAGGAGATCGGGTCCATGCCCAGTTCGTTGCACATGGCGTTCGCCTTGATGAGCGCGTCCAGGTCGTTGATGCCGCAGTCGGCGCCCATGGCCCAGGCGTTCTCGTACTCCGGTCCTTCCACCGCGATCTTCCAGTTGTGGGGCCGGGTGGTCACGGTGAACTTGTCCTGCGCCTCGCCCGGCAGCTGAGACACCCTGCCGCAGGCGATCGTGCAGCCGAAGCAGGCCTTGTTGGCCACCAGCCGCGTATCGGCCAGGGTCTCCCCGCTGATGTTGTCCGCGCCTTCGAGCTGCGAGACCTGGTGGTTGTTCGTCGGCAGTGCGCCGCTCTCGTTGATGATGTTGACCAGCACCGCGGTGCCGTATGCGGCCAGACCCTCACCCGTTACCGGATGCTCGACCAGCTTGCTCTTCATCTCCCACATGGCCGACATGAACTTCTGCGGGTCGGCGATGGGCACGCCCCCGGTACCGCGTACGGCAATGGCTTTGAGGTTCTTTGAACCCATGACCGCGCCGACGCCGGATCGTCCGGCGGCCCGGTGCCGGTCATTGACTATGGCGGCGAAACGCACGAGGTTCTCGCCCGCCGGACCAATACAGGTAACGACTGTATCGTGCTGCCCCGACTCCTCCCGGACGATATCATCCGTCTCCCAAACCGTCTTGCCCCACAGGTGCTCGGCGGAGCAGATCCGGACATCGTTGTCGCAGATGGAGATGTAGGACGGAACCGGCGCCCGGCCTTCCACGATCAGCATGTCGTACCCGGCGAACTTCAGTTCCGGTCCCCAGTGGCCGCCCGAGTTGGACGTGGTGATGGCGTTGGTCAGCGCCCCCTTGGTGACCACCATGTAGCGTGAACTCGTCGAGGCGTTCGTGCCGGTCATGGGACCGGTCGCGAAAATCATCTTGTTGTCCGGGCCCAGCGCGTCCGCCGCCGGGTCCATTTCTTCATAGAGGTACCTGGCCGCGAGGCCGCGCCCGCCCACGAAGGACTTGGCCCAGTCCATGTTGAGGGGCTCTTTGGAGATCCGACCGGTGGTCAGATCGATGCGCAGGATCGTGCCTGTCCATCCGCCGTTGCTCATGCCGCGTTCCCTCCCTCGATGGATGTCAGGTAGGACTCGTTTACCTTCTCGGCCCATCCGCCCAGCCAGTCGGCCGACTCGCTCTCGGTGTATTCGATGGCGCCTGTCGGGCAGGCGACCGCGCAGGCCGGATTGCCGTCGCACAGATCGCACTTGAAGGCCTTCTGCGTGTCGGGATTGTAGAACACCGTGCCGAAGGGACAGGCGATGGTGCACAACCCGCAACCTACGCAGTTGGCATCGCCCACGACCTTGGCGCCGGTATCCGCGTCGATGCTGATGGCGTTCACGGGGCAAGCCGTCATGCACCAGGCTTCGTCGCACTGGAAACACGTGTACGGCGCGTAACTGGCCTGCTCATCGAAAATGTTCACGCGGATCAGCGACCGGGATGGTTGAAACATGCCGGTCTGCACCCAGGAACATGCCAGTTCGCACTGCATGCACCCGGTGCATTTTTCAGGGATTATGCGTAGAGATTTAGCCATACCGACTCCCTTCTGTAACGATGAGCTGGGTTTGGAGGCGTTTCTTTCTGTAGACTTGAACAACGGTAAAAACAGCGTATATGACAGGCCACTCACGTCCGGTTTCAAGGGCCGTCATCGCGAAGGACAACGATGTATTACGTAAGGTGATTACCTAATACTGCTTGGGGTTATTTATCAGTATAACAACTTAAAACAGAATGGCAACAGTTAAATCTGCGGTTCTGCGGGAAAGAGTCACGACGGATCGGGCTTAGGTACGGATGATAGGGCCTGGCCGCGACCGACCGGGCCTGGCCACGGCTGACCTGGCCTGGCCGGCTTGCCTGTGCATCGACCCGGCCTGTTTGCTTACGCTCCGGGCAACCGGTAGGTCACGCTCTTTCCCACCGCTTCGTCGATCGTCTCGGGTGAGATCAGCACCGTCGTGGATACTTCGAGCGCCCCCGCCGCGGCCACGTTGAGGGCAATCGCGGTCGCGGTCGCTTCATCGGGGATTTCGGCGATCAGTATGAGATCGTCGTCTCCCATGGCGTAATAGAATCCTTCCAGGCTGCCGCCCATCCCTTCGATCGTCTGCGAAAGGGCCGCGCGCCGGCCAGTACCACCCTCCCTGATCAGTCCCTGCAGGCCCGCTTGCGTGTACTTGGTTCGGTACATGTACTTCGCCATGTCACTTCCTCCCACGGAAGTTGTCGTATGGTCCGTGCCACACCTCCCCGCAGCACGGACTCCGGATGGTGCTAAAGACCGATTGTACCTGTTAACAAGGCATGATCGCGCGGTGACTGTCAAGGCTATTTTTAGTATCCGCGGGCCGGTTGAAACCCCCGGTTTTCGCTGGTGACCCACTTGGACAAGCACCGTGTGCGGCACGCTTGCGGCTTCGATGCATTCTTTCCTATATTAAGCATACCAGATCGACGGATACCCGATCGACAACGGTTTCCGCTTTGCCCGGGTGTCAACACCGGGATATACGACTTAATAATCAGGCCAGCCGCCATGACCGCAACAACTACCCGCCGGACCGGGGAGATGCACGATGCCAATCGCCGATCCTGGGACTACAACGAGATGCACGATGCCAATCGCCGATCCTGGGACTACAACGCCGGGTCCTGGGCCGAAATGCGGGACCGGGACGGTCTGTGGCGCCTCTGCCCGGAGGAACCCGAACTGGGATTTTCGGGCGGTGCGTACGAGTTGATCGGATCCCTTGCCGGAAGCATGGAAGGAAAAGAAGTCGCCGTCATCGGCAGCGGGGACAATTACGCCGTTTTCGCCCTCTCTGGCATGAAGGCAAAGGTCACTTCCATCGACATCTCCGAGCGCCAGTTGGAGATCGCTTCCGCACGGGCGGATCAGCTGGGTCTGGCGATCGACTTCGTACGGGCGGACGCGACGGATCTCCACGCGATGGCGGACCGTTCGTTCGACCTGGTCTGCTCGACCAACGGGTTCTTCGTCTGGATCGCGGATCTCCGCGCAGTTTACGAGGAGGTCTTTCGCATACTGAATCCGGGCGGGTACTACGTCTTCTACGATGTGCATCCGTTCCAGAGACCGTGGGCAGATCGGACCATGCCCATCGAAATCGAAAAGCCCTACTGGCAAACCGGACCGTTTCGGGACGAGAAAGAGGGCACGTTCGAATTCAACTGGACGATGGCCGACTTGCTGAATCCGGGGGCCGATGCCGGCCTGGTCCTCCGGCGTATCCTGGAACGTCCCGCGGAGGATTCGAATACCTGGGAGGGGGCCTCCTATCGTCCGGGCAAAGACAAGCAGCTGGTGGACTGGAAGGTGAATCCCCGTGCGGCCCTGCCGTTCTGGCTTTCGGCGGCCTGGCAAAGGCCTGGATGACGCCGGAGGCCTGTCCGCAACACTGCCGGAGGCCACTCCGCGCGAAGTGGCGTTCTTTGATCCGCAATTTCCGGTTCGGCCATGGACGTAAACACCGTCGCAACCTACCGAGGCAAGCCCGTTGGCCGCAGGATTCACGTCACCGGGAACAGTTGTTCCGGGAAATCCACCCTGGCGAACCAGCTGGCATCCGCGCTCGACGTCCCCCTGGTCGAATTGGACGCGCTTAACTGGCAGACCGGATGGGTCGGCCTGGCGGATACGGATCC
This DNA window, taken from Gemmatimonadota bacterium, encodes the following:
- a CDS encoding aldehyde ferredoxin oxidoreductase family protein, which codes for MTHGWAGHILRVDLSRGKATKEPLRLDWAEEYIGGRGLAARYLYEEMDPSVDALGPDNKLIMATGPLTGTNASCGARYMVVTKGPLTGAITTSNSGGHWGPELKFAGYDMVIVEGRADRPCYLLVDDDRVEIRDAAGVWGKVVSETEDAIREETGMPELRVAGIGPAGENLVRFACIVNDKHRAAGRSGVGAVMGSKNLKAIAVRGNQGVRVARPRDYMSAIWSYHEHLAESPGRQGLTELGTAPTVDLVNTFGGLPTRNFTAGQFEGTEAINGESIKDNWLIANKACFACNIACGRVTQVSPNADKYMVNMHPRNWKVAGEGPEYENLWSLGADCGVDDMDAIVMANYLCNDLGMDPISMGATLATAMEMYERGLLSDEQTGMALRFGDGKALVAMTEATGFREGFGDELAEGSKRMTDKFEHPEYFMGVKGQEFPAYDPRGFQGMGVAYATCNRGACHLRAWTPGIETSGEYDPHGTDGKSVWVAEEQNRTTAHDATGICMFTTAGAPLDDLIPVLSAATGVEYTMDDFVHIGERIWNIERLWNLKAGLTAADDTLPKRLMEEAHKEGPSAGVTVDLDAMLPDYYAARGWTADGQPTREKLMELGLA
- a CDS encoding GYD domain-containing protein, translating into MAKYMYRTKYTQAGLQGLIREGGTGRRAALSQTIEGMGGSLEGFYYAMGDDDLILIAEIPDEATATAIALNVAAAGALEVSTTVLISPETIDEAVGKSVTYRLPGA
- a CDS encoding aldehyde ferredoxin oxidoreductase family protein, with protein sequence MSNGGWTGTILRIDLTTGRISKEPLNMDWAKSFVGGRGLAARYLYEEMDPAADALGPDNKMIFATGPMTGTNASTSSRYMVVTKGALTNAITTSNSGGHWGPELKFAGYDMLIVEGRAPVPSYISICDNDVRICSAEHLWGKTVWETDDIVREESGQHDTVVTCIGPAGENLVRFAAIVNDRHRAAGRSGVGAVMGSKNLKAIAVRGTGGVPIADPQKFMSAMWEMKSKLVEHPVTGEGLAAYGTAVLVNIINESGALPTNNHQVSQLEGADNISGETLADTRLVANKACFGCTIACGRVSQLPGEAQDKFTVTTRPHNWKIAVEGPEYENAWAMGADCGINDLDALIKANAMCNELGMDPISFGATLAAAMELYESGAVSDEQTGMPLNFGSGDALVAMTEKAAYREGFGDELAEGSKRMTAKFNRPEFFMGVRGQEFPAYDARAIQGMGLGYATSNRGACHLKSYTVAPEILGIPEKMDPAVTEGKAEITKIFQDATCTVDASGLCLFLTFGVGLDEIQPQLEAVTGISYTVPELLEVGERVWNIERMWNQRAGFTGKDDTLPKRLLEEPIPDGPTKGEVNRLGEMLPEYYEIRGWNAEGEPTQEKLASLGLA
- a CDS encoding class I SAM-dependent methyltransferase, yielding MTATTTRRTGEMHDANRRSWDYNEMHDANRRSWDYNAGSWAEMRDRDGLWRLCPEEPELGFSGGAYELIGSLAGSMEGKEVAVIGSGDNYAVFALSGMKAKVTSIDISERQLEIASARADQLGLAIDFVRADATDLHAMADRSFDLVCSTNGFFVWIADLRAVYEEVFRILNPGGYYVFYDVHPFQRPWADRTMPIEIEKPYWQTGPFRDEKEGTFEFNWTMADLLNPGADAGLVLRRILERPAEDSNTWEGASYRPGKDKQLVDWKVNPRAALPFWLSAAWQRPG
- a CDS encoding 4Fe-4S dicluster domain-containing protein gives rise to the protein MAKSLRIIPEKCTGCMQCELACSWVQTGMFQPSRSLIRVNIFDEQASYAPYTCFQCDEAWCMTACPVNAISIDADTGAKVVGDANCVGCGLCTIACPFGTVFYNPDTQKAFKCDLCDGNPACAVACPTGAIEYTESESADWLGGWAEKVNESYLTSIEGGNAA
- a CDS encoding NAD(P)/FAD-dependent oxidoreductase, which encodes MATEHVIIGGGPGGMNAIETIRGYDADASITLISDEPAYSRMALPYYISGNIPVDQVNTGDDDYFGRLGVKTRFGVSVSEVNPHASMLTLSDGSMVPFDNLLIATGSSAQKLNIPGADGDGVHNLWTVADAEKTVAALGSDAEVAFIGAGFIGFIILNAMHKRGARLKVIELEDQVLPRMLDAQGASLVGSWLESQGVEVHTGVSVQAIDHGHDGVKTLELSDGSSTRADVVIVATGIKANIGFLDGSGIETNQGVLVNNRCQSNVANVYAAGDVAEGPDLSTGSQAVHAIQPTAVDHGRIAGANMAGQDVEYPGSLLMNILDVCGLQCASFGDWSGDGDVTEVINANRPVYRKLIWDGSTITGAIMLGPADDVAMLNDMGMIKGLIQAKTDLGAWKQHIQANPTDIRRPYVATKTAEKMLALTSLGKPSEHRSYQHAQDAGKDRSAHQVFVDSTG